From Enoplosus armatus isolate fEnoArm2 chromosome 23, fEnoArm2.hap1, whole genome shotgun sequence:
GCCAGGACAGAGTCACCCATGAGTTAAgttgcatacagtacatgcactaatttttgttttttgtgtgtggtgtCTAGATAGCCAACAGTAACCCTTTAGTGTCGGACAGACAGGACCTGTCGGTGCTGCAGAGGGAGTACGCTGATGATGACACAGTTTATCAGCTCAAGATCAAGGTCAGTCAAACCACACCACCTGCTCTCGGGTTACTGCACCCAcatcattttttcttcttccacagtCCAGGGTGTCATTTTATCCAGAGCCACAGAACCTAATTGTCTGTTGCTCACATACTCAAATACAGTTATTGCAGTAGGTTTTGCTGTATGgtataatttcttttttttgttgttgttttgttgcaggaCCTATACAAAAAATACTCGTACATTCGTAAGACGCGACCAGATGGAAACTGTTTCTACAGAGCCTTTGGCTTCGCGCATCTCGAGTCCCTGCTAGATGATAGCAAAGAACTTCAGAAGTGAGTATCACAGAGGTTACTGTTTGCAGTAGTATCGATCTCTAGACCCAAGTTCACACTTCTGTCATCTTGGTCTATTAAAGTCTGTTTTGGCACTGAGGGCAgatttgacatatttattttcatagttttataCAAATCTGTCACAAACTATACAATTATGCATGCAATCACCTAACATTTAGTGTTCTGTAGTTGTCGGTTATGGTAAAGAAATTCTTTGTCCGTTTGTACTGTCGCTGCACTGTTTTCCATTATACTTAAAATCTAACAGCCACTATGGTGGCCGTAACATTCACAGGGTTattgaatatatgtttttttttttgtctcttcaggtTCAAAGCAGTTGCATCTAAAAGTAAACTGGACCTGGTTAATGAAGGCTTCACTGAGTTTACCATTGAAGACTTTCACAATACTGTGAGTTTCCTGcacaaaagaaatacattcattGGTTATTtctaacagacaaacaaaatgaggacATTACTGAAGTAGCAAGTATGTGTGAGattattattttgttcattGAAGTATATATGATAGggttttgttgtgttgctgctgtaaaGTAGCTTTCAAAAATGCTTTCATTGATGATTTATTCTGATcgtaaataaaacatttaaaatgttttcagtccCACAGTACGTACAGCCTATCTTGTACGCTGTTGGATTAAGTGTGTGGAGCTGTTTGAATTATGTTATCAGAATTAACTGTAGTGTGCTCATTGCCCTGCCAACTCTGAATGGTCAGCTGCCAAAGTACATGATGTATTTGGTCAGctggagcagacagacacactagATTTGGCCAGTTGGGTAGTAAGTTGGCAGGCTGGACGCGCACATACCAATCTGATGACGTGGATAATGTCTTTCCTCCAAGTTCATGGACCTGATCGAACTGTGCGAGAAGCAGCCGagcctgcaggagctgctgaacTCCTTCAACGACCAGAACGTGTCGGACTATGTGGTCGTGTACCTGCGGCTGCTCACCTCAGGCTACCTACAGCGAGAGCACGGCTTCTTTCAGCACTTCATAGAGGGAGGACGCTCTGTCAAGGAGTTCTGTCAGCAGGTGGGTTTATTTAAGCGTTCACTTAAAATGAACCTCTAGTCCCCGAGAAACAAATCTGGGTCTCATCGCCATTTTAAGACGGTCTGTGGTAAAGCTTTTTTAGAAGAAGGAGATGTTTTTGGTTTgcaatgcaactcaaccacaGATAGTTTGGTTAGAGATATCCCAGATTTCACTTTCAGACTTGTAATCCTCGGCTCAAACCGCAATTTCTCAGATTTTGTGCAGCTCCCTTTGGATCTACAAAAGGctttacacatacacagtagTGCTCCctaagacctgtaaacagactttaatGTGTGGAATTGGTGGAGTATCCCTTTCAGTTTCACTACCTTTTTGTAGTTTCACTTCTTGTAGTCAGCCACCCTTGGGTAAATAAGAATGAAAGAATGTATAATCACAATGTTCaatgtcttctgtttttcaaggAGGTAGAGCCAATGTCTAAAGAAAGTGACCACATTCACATCATCGCCTTAGCCCAGGCCCTGAACGTATCCATCCTGGTGGAGTACATGGatagaggagagggaggaacagTCAATCACCACGTCTTCCCTGAAGGCGGCGACCCACGCATCTTCCTCCTCTATAGACCTGGCCATTACGACATCTTGTACAAATAACACTCCTGGCCACAGCCCACCTCATCCTCCTGCCGCTGTACGCTACAGcagtggattaaaaaaaaaaaaaaaaagaataacttCAGCAGCCACGTTGATGAAGCATACATCTGTGTATGAGATTACACTCATGTAtttgaagaataaaaataaaagataaaatcaCATTACATGCCTCCCTTACCCCTCTCGCCCCAAGTTTACCCTCAGTCATCTCAAAATGGTTAATTAAAAAATCTTTGGAAAAATAGAAGTGACTCCAGGCATTTAGAGTtgtacaggttttttttttttgtggttgtaaaTGTTATCTACTTGCTTTATGTTGGATTCTTTTCCTTTGTTACACTGCGTTTCATTGAGTTTTATTAAAGGGATTTACATCTTAtgtcatgtgtcatgtgttttgtCATGAATTTAAGGCtgcaacaaatgattatttacattatcaGTTAATGGCGTTTCTTTTGGATTAGTTGTGAAATAGTGGAAAGTCATAATTTCTTCTAATAAAACAAGAATAGCAGAAGATTcaaacatttaagaagctgaaaccagcgaCTGTTGTCCGTGGTGTACTGAAATGACTGCAGGGGGAACAGCTGCTTGGTGTTTACAACATATTGACGTGCGTGCGCTTTGTTTACACCTGCTTTCACACATGCGCAGTCGCCCCGCACTGCCGCATGACCTAATCAAAGATCGCCGCCAGCAGATGCCGTCTCGGTACCGTTTTCGTGGACGCCGATAGTGGCCGTTTTGGTACCCGGAAACGCGGGCGGAGTGAGAGCTCTGCCGTTGGACAGGAGTGAAGACGAAAAGCTACAGCCGCTGAGGGAACATGTCTCCGTCTGCGAAGTCGCTGACATTGACGGGCAGGAGAGTAGTCGCGGCTTGTGTACGGCACCACTCCTCCCTCACAAGTACGCTTAAACCAGGACTCAATTTAAGATAGCCGTGTTGACTGAATTGTTTTCGTATCGGTGTCGTATCTGCGAGTAACACATGGCAGTGTCGCATGCAGTCAACTgagctagctagccagctacAGTCGGTTAGCTTTAGGATGTGTGCAAGTGTTCGCACTGTTGTCTTGCCGTTACGTACCATTAAGCAGCCCCTTTTCATTCTGCCGAGTTGTCCAGCACATTCAGTTGCCCGTCTAGTTACACACAGCTTAAATGGATGCAGCCTAACCTTAGTACAAATCCTCCCTTCATAAAGGTTGTGATGAACCTTTTTAGTTGATACTGTTTCATAGAAGTACTTTATGATCCTTTTGGAGGTTATCCAGacgtgtttctgttatttagcacACTCTCATTGATGTAAATGGGGTTGGACAAAGTAATAGACAGTATTGGCTAATAAAGActtaagaaaatgtattaaattgtgTGTTATAAGGAAAGGAGTGCTTCCtataaacaaatatacattCAGTTGAAGTTTTTTATGAAGTTGGGCACAAAGTCCCTCCATATATGACAGAACCCTGTAGGCCCTGAGGTGAGTTATGTCTCTGTTTTACTGCTAATGTTCATGTACTAACCGAGAtgatctgtctgtgtctctgcctagCTGAACTGATTGAAAACATGGATAAGAAAGCAACCTGGGACCGCTTCtacactgagagcagcagcgGGGCGACCGCCTTCAAAAACTTTGAGTGGTTCTTCGGCTTCGATGCTGTCCGAGAC
This genomic window contains:
- the LOC139305700 gene encoding ubiquitin thioesterase OTUB1-like is translated as MAEEQQESSQGEMEGGNCLAYDEAIIAQQDRIQQEIANSNPLVSDRQDLSVLQREYADDDTVYQLKIKDLYKKYSYIRKTRPDGNCFYRAFGFAHLESLLDDSKELQKFKAVASKSKLDLVNEGFTEFTIEDFHNTFMDLIELCEKQPSLQELLNSFNDQNVSDYVVVYLRLLTSGYLQREHGFFQHFIEGGRSVKEFCQQEVEPMSKESDHIHIIALAQALNVSILVEYMDRGEGGTVNHHVFPEGGDPRIFLLYRPGHYDILYK